A genomic region of Arachis stenosperma cultivar V10309 chromosome 9, arast.V10309.gnm1.PFL2, whole genome shotgun sequence contains the following coding sequences:
- the LOC130949251 gene encoding glutathione S-transferase T3-like produces the protein MTRRVVACKKRWYKINKAVAQFVGCYDQVSRNIRSGSNADDVKEFAYKLYSTNYGKKFTFKRHWNMLRLEQKWRSQLPTQSGGSKRTKVSATRAYSSSSNSETPLADEPGVDSPVRPQGSKKSKRKGKGKAQMSEDFSERKSSVVKKLSLMEDFKNVRERKLMDRKKEREEKKEHRAKIMAIKEKELQIQATMKEQELQTQRYIKEMEIKAKEREMERMAKERKREMDMKILNADTSTMSEKCRPLHEIACEKIIAK, from the coding sequence ATGACAAGGAGGGTAGTTGCATGTAAGAAACGATGGTATAAGATCAACAAGGCTGTTGCACAATTTGTTGGTTGCTACGATCAAGTTAGTCGAAACATAAGGAGTGGTTCGAACGCTGATGATGTAAAGGAGTTTGCTTATAAACTTTATTCCACAAATTATGgtaaaaaattcacttttaagAGGCATTGGAACATGCTTCGGTTGGAGCAAAAATGGAGAAGCCAACTACCTACACAGAGTGGCGGCTCAAAGAGAACCAAGGTTAGTGCAACTAGAGCATACTCATCCTCATCAAACTCAGAAACACCGTTGGCTGACGAACCCGGTGTGGACTCTCCCGTTCGCCCACAAGGATCAAAGAAGAGCAAGCGAAAAGGTAAGGGAAAAGCACAAATGTCTGAAGATTTTAGTGAAAGAAAATCATCGGTTGTCAAAAAATTATCTCTCATGGAAGATTTTAAGAATGTTAGAGAAAGGAAACTAATGGataggaaaaaagaaagagaagagaagaaggaacATAGAGCAAAGATTATGGCAATCAAAGAGAAGGAGTTACAAATTCAAGCGacaatgaaagaacaagaattaCAAACTCAAAGGTATATTAAAGAAATGGAGataaaagcaaaagaaagggaGATGGAAAGGATGGCCaaggaaagaaaaagggagATGGATATGAAAATACTTAATGCTGACACGTCTACAATGAGTGAAAAATGTCGACCTCTTCATGAGATTGCATGTGAGAAAATAATCGCCAAGTGA